One Granulicella sp. 5B5 DNA window includes the following coding sequences:
- a CDS encoding IPT/TIG domain-containing protein has product MRRITLAFSLVSILLLQTGCAGSGNTVVQPTQDNPVPAVTAVSPASVTAGAASQTLTVTGSGFVASSSITFNGTVLSTTYVSATSVQAQVPASALSAGESVSITVNNPSPGGGSSTAISFSVTSPTPAVSSVSPTSIPAGSAATLTISGSGFESNSVVKWNGSARPTAFFSTGTLAVTLTAADVATASTAQVTVSNPGPGGSDTQPAAETVYAVPAISSLSPASVQAGSGLTTLTVTGTNFSSNSVVQLDGNALTTTFVSATSLTAQVPASSVANARTASVSVQNPTPFPIASPSVSFPVNSPAPVLTAVTPASLVQGTSATGITLTGTGFIANSTVSWNGTALPTTYVSSTSLRASVPATDLATAGTAQITVGNPAPNAGSSAALALPVVAPPAITGVSPNYIQIPPSGTTTSTNITITGSNFAATATVAFNGYTLPVVSQTGTQIVTTISSQILYQTGVEQIYVTNPATVTGGAAVRSQPASINVINPSATFTTNPGSAALGSPDTTITLYGSGFFPDSVVLWNGTPLVTTYTSSSSMTAVIPSSDLSVPGDATISIATPENMGQASATAGFNTYLALPINDLAYNTTDGLLYATIAGTGGQGLGNSLVGIDPVTGSIRRTIFVGSEPTRLALSTDGTQAFVGLNGAGAVRQVDLTTGVAGIQFSLGGTQGVYNPPYTAAALAALPGQPNSVAVYGTNGVVTIFDSGVARPKTSSGLATYFDSNTGSLTFGASASTLYLAAYTVSSYLYALTVDSTGVTGYTQLPSSAAGATIQYDNGRLYTPNGLVTDPTTGATLGQFSVASTYSTSPAAATGPIYSDSSLNRAWVVVNSAQLIGYDETTFLPVASMGINRIGAVSGGTTTLSNPADLVRWGQDGLAFHTATQLFLMHGSVVKDTSSTPADLQVTTQVAATVTTGTAFNYQVQVKNLGTSDANGVVLATSMPATLLYGSSSVSQGTCNGAGVLYCDLGTLPNGATATLTITATPSVAGAVQLSATVDSQTYDPVTSNNIVVSTTTASGSLYAPVPTISSLSPNAIATGVASATLTVNGTGFNSASVVNWNGTALPTSLVSASQLTATVDGSLLKQIGWAAVSVTNPAPGGGTSASLTLSEYSLLPVPANAMVYDPYSRKLFAVLPSTSTSPAGNSLVSIDPVTGTVGAPITVGSEPNTIAESPGGNYFYIGLSGAESLARFNVSSQTVDATVPLVSAGYFSSPVAANALAAIPGLENSVSVDNVGILDFTGTSATLRPNSSLGFNDAVFPDSSHAYTYDNQSTGAEIYRYTVDAAGVHNIDGSTMLGMGGFSGSLALDQGLLFGSSGGIVDPTTTPLTQIGVLPLGPGPYGYGLSGAGSIPYQTTKKDFLFGINEAGTRAVVLERFDTQHFILEDSVLLPTNNSVIESVPATRWGQDGIALLVTGGIGSSTPSQLMLLRGAFVLPAEASANGAPTLSSLSSNAIASGSGNQLLTVTGTGFIPGASVLWNGVAYTTTFIDAQHLSVAVGANDVSAPATVSITCQNPGSPASNALTLNIQ; this is encoded by the coding sequence GTGCGTCGAATCACTCTTGCTTTCTCCCTTGTTTCTATTCTTCTGCTTCAAACTGGTTGCGCCGGGTCCGGGAACACCGTGGTTCAACCGACTCAAGATAATCCCGTTCCTGCCGTAACTGCTGTGTCACCTGCCAGCGTCACCGCGGGTGCTGCCTCGCAGACGCTCACCGTGACCGGCTCCGGTTTCGTTGCCTCTTCCTCGATCACCTTCAACGGCACGGTCCTTTCGACCACCTATGTCAGCGCGACCTCGGTCCAGGCGCAGGTGCCCGCATCGGCCCTCTCCGCGGGTGAAAGCGTCTCCATAACCGTCAACAATCCCAGCCCTGGCGGCGGGTCGTCCACGGCGATCAGCTTTTCGGTGACGAGCCCTACCCCAGCGGTAAGTTCCGTCTCGCCCACCTCCATTCCCGCTGGATCTGCTGCGACGCTCACCATAAGCGGCAGCGGCTTTGAGTCGAACTCTGTCGTCAAATGGAACGGTTCGGCCCGGCCCACGGCGTTCTTCAGCACAGGCACATTGGCCGTCACGCTCACCGCTGCTGATGTCGCGACCGCCAGCACCGCGCAAGTGACGGTCAGCAATCCCGGCCCCGGAGGCTCCGATACTCAGCCCGCGGCCGAGACCGTCTACGCAGTACCAGCGATCTCTTCGCTCTCTCCCGCCTCAGTGCAGGCCGGCTCGGGCCTCACGACCTTGACCGTGACGGGAACCAACTTCTCTTCAAACTCCGTGGTGCAGTTAGACGGCAACGCGCTGACAACGACGTTCGTGAGCGCGACATCTCTTACGGCCCAGGTTCCAGCCTCCTCCGTTGCCAACGCGCGAACCGCGTCAGTGAGCGTACAAAACCCAACTCCATTCCCTATTGCCTCTCCGAGCGTCTCTTTCCCCGTGAACAGTCCGGCGCCTGTACTGACCGCCGTCACGCCCGCAAGCCTGGTGCAGGGCACCTCCGCCACGGGCATCACGCTGACGGGAACCGGCTTCATCGCAAACTCCACTGTCTCCTGGAACGGCACGGCTCTTCCTACCACCTACGTCAGCTCGACCTCGCTCAGGGCTTCTGTACCGGCGACTGACTTGGCAACAGCCGGCACAGCTCAGATTACGGTCGGCAATCCAGCCCCCAACGCAGGCAGCAGCGCTGCGCTCGCACTACCGGTTGTCGCTCCTCCAGCGATCACCGGCGTCAGCCCGAACTACATTCAGATTCCCCCATCGGGAACCACCACCTCCACCAACATCACGATCACGGGTTCGAACTTTGCCGCGACTGCGACCGTGGCCTTCAACGGCTACACTCTGCCTGTCGTTTCGCAGACCGGCACGCAGATCGTCACCACGATCAGCTCGCAAATTCTTTATCAAACCGGCGTCGAGCAGATCTACGTCACCAACCCGGCGACCGTCACCGGCGGTGCGGCGGTCCGTTCCCAGCCCGCATCCATCAACGTCATCAATCCATCAGCCACCTTCACCACCAACCCAGGCTCCGCTGCGCTGGGCAGTCCCGATACGACGATCACCCTTTATGGCTCTGGCTTCTTCCCAGACAGCGTGGTCCTATGGAACGGCACGCCGCTGGTGACCACCTATACCTCAAGCAGCAGCATGACCGCTGTGATTCCATCTTCGGATCTGTCCGTACCCGGCGACGCTACCATCAGCATCGCGACGCCCGAAAACATGGGGCAGGCTTCGGCAACAGCGGGATTCAATACCTACCTCGCACTGCCGATCAACGATCTCGCCTACAACACGACAGATGGCCTGCTCTATGCCACCATCGCTGGAACCGGCGGCCAGGGACTCGGCAACAGTCTCGTAGGCATCGACCCCGTCACCGGCTCCATCCGGCGCACGATCTTCGTTGGTAGCGAGCCCACTCGTCTGGCGCTGTCCACGGACGGGACCCAAGCCTTTGTTGGCCTCAACGGGGCTGGCGCTGTTCGCCAAGTGGACCTCACCACCGGGGTCGCGGGTATCCAGTTCTCGCTCGGTGGAACCCAGGGTGTCTATAATCCGCCGTATACCGCTGCCGCTTTAGCTGCGCTTCCGGGCCAACCGAACTCCGTAGCTGTTTACGGCACCAACGGCGTAGTCACCATCTTCGACTCTGGCGTGGCGCGTCCAAAGACCAGCAGCGGCCTCGCAACCTATTTCGACTCGAACACCGGCTCCCTGACCTTCGGCGCTTCTGCGTCGACTCTCTATCTGGCGGCGTATACCGTCTCTAGCTATCTGTATGCGCTCACAGTCGATAGCACCGGCGTCACTGGCTACACGCAACTGCCCTCCAGTGCTGCGGGAGCGACCATTCAATACGATAACGGCCGTCTCTATACACCAAACGGCCTGGTCACGGACCCCACAACCGGCGCCACACTGGGCCAGTTCTCCGTTGCCTCAACGTACTCCACTTCCCCCGCGGCAGCCACCGGGCCCATCTACTCTGACTCCTCACTCAACCGCGCATGGGTTGTCGTGAACTCAGCGCAACTGATCGGCTACGACGAGACCACATTCCTGCCCGTCGCCTCCATGGGGATCAACAGGATCGGTGCGGTCAGCGGAGGCACAACCACGCTCTCGAACCCAGCGGACCTCGTCCGCTGGGGGCAGGACGGCCTCGCCTTCCACACCGCGACCCAGCTCTTCCTCATGCACGGCAGCGTCGTCAAGGACACCAGTTCGACGCCCGCAGACCTCCAGGTCACGACACAAGTCGCGGCAACCGTCACGACCGGAACTGCTTTTAACTATCAGGTCCAGGTCAAGAACCTTGGAACCAGCGATGCCAACGGCGTGGTGCTGGCTACGAGCATGCCTGCGACCCTGCTCTACGGCTCGTCGTCGGTTTCGCAAGGTACCTGCAATGGAGCGGGCGTCCTCTACTGCGACCTTGGCACTCTCCCCAACGGGGCCACGGCGACGCTGACCATCACCGCCACGCCATCTGTCGCTGGGGCCGTTCAGCTCTCCGCCACGGTCGATTCTCAGACCTACGACCCGGTCACGTCCAACAACATCGTCGTCTCCACGACCACCGCATCCGGTTCGCTATATGCGCCGGTCCCAACCATCTCCAGCCTCTCTCCGAATGCGATTGCCACCGGCGTGGCTTCAGCCACGCTGACGGTCAACGGAACGGGCTTCAACTCCGCGTCTGTTGTGAACTGGAACGGCACGGCGCTGCCCACCTCACTGGTCAGTGCCAGCCAGCTAACCGCTACCGTCGATGGATCGCTGCTCAAGCAGATCGGCTGGGCTGCTGTTTCAGTCACCAATCCTGCACCCGGGGGCGGAACATCCGCCAGCCTTACCCTGAGCGAGTACAGTCTGCTGCCCGTGCCCGCGAACGCAATGGTGTATGACCCCTACAGCCGCAAGCTGTTCGCAGTCCTGCCTAGCACCTCTACGTCACCGGCTGGCAACAGTCTGGTCTCCATCGACCCCGTGACTGGCACCGTAGGCGCGCCGATCACCGTCGGCAGCGAACCGAACACGATAGCCGAGAGCCCCGGTGGAAACTACTTCTACATCGGGCTCAGTGGCGCGGAATCGCTCGCCCGCTTCAACGTCAGCTCCCAGACGGTCGATGCAACGGTGCCGCTCGTAAGCGCTGGCTACTTCAGCAGCCCTGTCGCCGCGAATGCGCTGGCGGCGATACCCGGCCTGGAGAACAGTGTTTCCGTCGACAACGTGGGAATTCTGGACTTCACAGGAACGTCCGCAACCCTGCGGCCGAACTCATCCCTCGGCTTCAACGACGCTGTCTTCCCCGACTCCAGCCACGCCTACACATACGACAACCAATCGACCGGTGCGGAGATCTACCGCTATACCGTGGACGCTGCCGGAGTCCACAATATTGACGGCAGCACAATGCTCGGCATGGGTGGCTTCAGCGGTTCGCTCGCTCTCGATCAAGGTCTGCTCTTCGGTTCGAGCGGGGGTATTGTCGATCCAACCACCACGCCGCTGACTCAGATTGGCGTCCTGCCACTTGGTCCGGGGCCCTATGGCTATGGCCTCAGCGGCGCCGGCTCTATTCCCTACCAGACGACAAAGAAGGACTTCCTCTTCGGCATCAACGAGGCTGGGACCCGGGCCGTGGTGCTCGAGCGTTTCGACACTCAGCACTTCATCCTCGAGGATTCGGTGCTGTTGCCGACCAACAACTCCGTTATCGAGTCGGTACCCGCCACTCGCTGGGGCCAGGACGGGATTGCACTGCTCGTTACAGGAGGCATAGGGTCCTCGACGCCCTCGCAGCTAATGTTGCTGCGGGGCGCCTTCGTACTACCAGCGGAGGCATCTGCGAACGGCGCGCCAACCCTCTCCTCCTTGAGTAGCAACGCCATCGCCTCCGGCAGCGGAAACCAGTTGCTCACCGTTACCGGGACCGGCTTCATTCCCGGAGCAAGCGTACTCTGGAACGGCGTAGCGTACACAACCACCTTTATCGACGCTCAACACCTCTCGGTGGCAGTCGGCGCAAATGACGTCAGTGCACCAGCCACGGTCAGCATCACCTGTCAGAACCCGGGATCGCCTGCATCCAATGCCCTGACTCTCAACATTCAGTAG